In a single window of the Cucumis melo cultivar AY chromosome 11, USDA_Cmelo_AY_1.0, whole genome shotgun sequence genome:
- the LOC103499736 gene encoding (-)-alpha-terpineol synthase-like, whose translation MFKSKGYANKKSENDAQQRTPLVGDSLKGLEVVDELQRLGISYHFQMEINQILEIINERFNNEEEGLEWNNNRSLYATSLHFRILRQHGYHIPEDVFKEFKNDIENLDNICEVKAKGMLSLYEASFLAMEGESFLDEARQFAVQHLSKYLKSNNNDQIICTMIRHALQLPFHWRMPRLEARWFIDNVYQTKPNSNPVLLNLAKLDFNIVQSIHQDDLKDVSRWWKSTGLGEKLEFARDRLMANFFWSVGMGCEPHLQYLRKMSTKIASFITIVDDVYDLYGTLDELELFTDAVERWNIGAIDSLPNYMQICFIALHNTINDMAFDAIKDHGVNVIPYLRKMWTDLCKTFLIEAKWYYTNYKPTFEEYLENAWISVSGSLLLVHAYVFTTNSLTIEALECLQFYPNIIRYSSIIFRLANDLASSSEEAKRGEVAKSIQCYMNDTGASEQEARRYLKDFIMESWKKLNEEVQTLNNSPLLSKSFIEIALNVARISHTVYQHIDGHTVEDHETKDRVLSLFIKPA comes from the exons ATGTTTAAATCAAAGGGATATGCTAATAAAAAGAGTGAAAATGATGCTCAACAAAGAACACCATTGGTTGGTGATAGTTTGAAAGGATTGGAAGTTGTTGATGAATTGCAAAGGTTGGGAATCTCATATCACTTTCAAATGgaaataaatcaaatattagagattatcaATGAAAGATTCAACAATGAAGAAGAAGGTTTAGAATGGAACAACAACAGAAGTTTATATGCCACATCTCTCCATTTTAGAATTTTAAGGCAACATGGCTATCACATCCCTGAAG ACGTGTTCAAGGAGTTTAAGAATGACATAGAAAATTTGGATAATATTTGTGAGGTGAAAGCTAAAGGAATGTTATCATTGTATGAAGCTTCATTCTTAGCAATGGAAGGTGAAAGCTTTTTGGATGAAGCCAGACAATTTGCCGTCCAACATCTTTCAAAATACCTTAAATCTAATAATaatgatcaaatcatttgtactATGATAAGACATGCTCTTCAACTCCCATTTCATTGGAGAATGCCAAGATTGGAGGCTAGGTGGTTTATCGATAATGTGTATCAAACAAAACCCAACTCAAATCCGGTGTTGTTGAATTTAGCCAAATTAGACTTCAACATTGTCCAATCCATTCATCAAGATGACCTAAAAGATGTCTCCAG GTGGTGGAAGAGCACAGGGCTTGGAGAGAAACTTGAGTTTGCAAGAGATAGATTGATGGCTAATTTCTTTTGGTCTGTGGGAATGGGATGTGAACCTCATCTTCAATATCTTAGAAAAATGTCTACAAAAATTGCTTCGTTCATAACAATTGTTGATGATGTTTACGATTTGTATGGAACTTTGGATGAACTTGAACTTTTTACCGATGCTGTTGAGAG ATGGAATATCGGTGCAATTGATTCATTACCAAACTACATGCAAATATGTTTTATTGCTCTCCACAACACCATCAATGACATGGCTTTTGATGCAATAAAGGATCATGGAGTCAATGTCATTccatatttaagaaaaatg TGGACAGATTTATGCAAAACATTCTTGATCGAAGCAAAGTGGTATTACACAAATTACAAACCAACATTTGAAGAGTACTTAGAGAATGCATGGATTTCAGTATCAGGATCTCTTCTTCTTGTTCATGCTTACGTCTTCACCACAAATTCATTAACAATAGAGGCTTTGGAGTGCTTACAATTTTATCCAAATATTATTCGATATTCATCCATCATCTTTCGTCTTGCCAATGACTTAGCTTCATCTTCG GAAGAAGCAAAGAGAGGAGAAGTCGCTAAATCTATACAATGTTACATGAATGACACGGGTGCTTCAGAACAAGAAGCACGACGATATCTTAAGGATTTTATTATGGAATCATGGAAGAAATTGAATGAAGAAGTTCAAACTTTGAATAATTCACCATTACTCTCCAAGAGTTTCATTGAAATTGCGTTAAATGTTGCTAGAATTTCTCATACTGTCTACCAACATATAGATGGGCACACCGTTGAAGATCATGAGACCAAGGATCGTGTATTATCCTTATTTATCAAGCCTGCTTAA
- the LOC127143829 gene encoding uncharacterized protein LOC127143829: MTKAIANRLKSTLPITISPIQLAFVKGRQITDVILMANEAVDFWLTSKTKGYILKLDIKKAFDKVRWDFIDYMLKVKNYPLKWRSWIKAYDILVFIEDDNRVIKSLQKAIFLSEAASGLTINRSKSSITLVNIPTNKSAEVANLWNFPTRSFPIEYLGVPLGGKPNSKGFWINIVDEIQKKLNGWKYS; the protein is encoded by the exons ATGACGAAGGCAATTGCAAATAGATTGAAATCCACTCTCCCTATTACTATCTCCCCCATCCAACTTGCCTTTGTAAAAGGAAGGCAAATCACGGACGTCATCCTTATGGCTAATGAAGCTGTGGATTTCTGGCTTACAAGTAAGACCAAAGGGTACATCCTAAAACTCGACATTAAAAAAGCTTTCGACAAAGTTAGATGGGATTTCATTGACTACATGCTTAAGGTGAAAAACTACCCTTTAAAATGGAGAAGCTGGATCAAGGCAT ATGATATCCTAGTTTTCATAGAGGATGACAACAGAGTTATCAAAAGCTTACAGAAAGCTATTTTCCTCTCTGAAGCCGCTTCAGGATTAACAATCAACAGAAGCAAATCTTCGATTACTCTTGTCAATATCCCCACTAACAAATCAGCTGAAGTAGCAAATCTTTGGAACTTTCCTACTAGATCTTTTCCTATAGAATACCTTGGAGTTCCTTTGGGGGGGAAACCAAACTCTAAAGGTTTCTGGATAAACATTGTTGACGAAATACAAAAGAAACTAAATGGATGGAAGTACTCTTAA
- the LOC127143830 gene encoding myrcene synthase, chloroplastic-like — protein MMLNKEPLVGDSLKGLEVIDELQRLGISYHFQMEINQMLEIINERFNNGEEGLEWNNNRSLYATSLHFRILRQHGYHIPQDVFKEFKNEIENLDCICEEKAKGMLTFYEASFLAMKGESFVDEARQFAIQRLSKYLKSNNNDQIICTMISHALQLPFHWRMPRLEARWFIDNVYRTKPDSNPVLLDLAKLDFNIVQSIHQNDLKDVSRYLFNKDLFEMIV, from the exons ATGATGCTCAACAAAGAACCATTGGTTGGTGATAGTTTGAAAGGATTGGAAGTTATTGATGAATTGCAAAGGTTGGGAATCTCTTATCACTTTCAAATGGAAATAAATCAAATGTTAGAGATTATCAATGAAAGATTCAACAATGGAGAAGAAGGTTTAGAATGGAATAACAACAGAAGTTTATATGCCACATCTCTTCATTTTAGAATTTTAAGGCAACATGGCTATCACATCCCTCAAG ACGTGTTCAAGGAGTTTAAGAATGAGATAGAAAATTTGGATTGTATTTGTGAAGAGAAAGCTAAAGGAATGTTAACATTTTACGAAGCTTCCTTCTTAGCAATGAAAGGCGAAAGCTTTGTGGATGAAGCCAGACAATTTGCCATCCAACGTCTTTCAAAATATCTTAAATCTAATAATAATGATCAAATAATTTGTACTATGATAAGCCATGCTCTTCAACTCCCATTTCATTGGAGAATGCCAAGATTGGAGGCTAGGTGGTTCATCGATAACGTGTATCGAACAAAGCCCGACTCAAATCCGGTGTTATTGGATTTAGCCAAATTAGACTTCAACATTGTCCAATCTATTCATCAAAATGATCTAAAAGATGTCTCCAGGTACTTATTTAATAAGGATCTATTTGAAATGATTGTTTAA
- the LOC103499664 gene encoding terpene synthase 10-like, which yields MANFFWSVGMGCEPHLQYLRTMSTKIASLITIIDDVYDVYGTLDELELFTDAVERWNIGAIDSLPNYMQICFISLHNTINDMAFDAIKNHGVNVIPYLRKMVNWTDLCKTFLIEAKWYYTNYKPTFEEYLENAWISVSGSLLLVHAYVFTTNSLTIEALECLQLYPNIIRYSSIIFRLANDLASSSV from the exons ATGGCTAATTTCTTTTGGTCTGTGGGAATGGGATGTGAACCTCATCTTCAATACCTTAGAACAATGTCTACAAAAATTGCTTCATTAATAACCATTATTGATGATGTTTACGACGTCTATGGAACTTTGGACGAACTTGAACTTTTTACCGATGCTGTTGAGAG ATGGAATATCGGTGCAATTGATTCATTACCGAACTACATGCAAATATGTTTTATTTCTCTCCACAACACCATCAATGACATGGCTTTTGATGCAATAAAGAATCATGGAGTCAATGTCATTccatatttaagaaaaatggtaaat TGGACAGATTTATGCAAAACATTCTTGATCGAAGCAAAGTGGTATTACACAAATTACAAACCAACATTTGAAGAGTACTTAGAGAATGCATGGATTTCAGTATCAGGATCTCTTCTTCTTGTTCATGCTTACGTCTTCACCACAAATTCATTAACAATAGAGGCTTTGGAGTGCTTGCAACTTTATCCAAATATTATTCGATATTCATCCATTATCTTTCGTCTTGCCAATGACTTAGCTTCATCTTCGgtataa